GTGTATAGTTTTGGAGTTGTATTGCTGGAGCTCATCAGTAGAAGGCAAACAATATATGGCAAGAACCGCAGCCTCATTATTGAGTTCCAAGCAGCATATGATCAAGCGAATAGTGGGAGGTTATTGTTCGACAAGGATATTGCCATCGAGGAAGATGTCTTAATCCTAGAAGAAATTGGTAGGTTAGCGATGGAATGTTTAAACGAAAAGATTGACGAGCGTCCTGATATGAAGGAGGTAGTGGCACGACTTATGATGCTGCGAAGATCTAGGAAGCTTAGACAAGAAAACTACAACATAAGTCGTCAACAGTTCTTTGAGGAGAATAGTATAGATGAACTCCCTAAGAGCTTTGATGACAACAGCTCAAGTAGCAGTGCAGAGCTTTTATCCAATCTAGCCACAAAGAACTCTCTAACCCATAGATCGACGACTGGAAGAGATTAGGTTTAATAAGcaatatatttatcttgtgtTATATATGTGTAACCTGTTTTATAAATCAATGTACTTTCATTTGAAATAGATTGATTTCAAGCATCTATCTCTCATTTATGTTCTCTGTATTTGAAAGCAGAGAAGCAACTTCTGTGTAACACGAGATTGTCTAATCACTATTGTATATGTAGTGTTTAACTCAGCTCTGTGTTATGTATATCTATTACTGCATATATGTTTCACCTCAATCGAAGTTCAAACGGTTCACCTCTATCGAAGTTAAAATGGACTTTCTATAAATAACAAGAAAAACAGTTTTTATAAGTGGACTTCTTGAAAAAAACACTCTCTAAATGATTTTTAGTGGCAGACTTCTTAGAGAGCTACCTATGAAATAATTTTCATATGCGgatctcttaaaaaaaactgcCACTGAAAATGGAGGTACTACTAAagtgaaaaaaatcataacttaTATGAAGTTGAATGATGATAAACTTTGTAACCAAATTTGTATCTCTTGAAGAGATCTTCAACATTTTAGTTGAACGTTTTTCATTTGAGATGGTAATATTTCTTAGATGCTCTCAGAtctattttgaaattttttttgagtttttcaAATTACCTCAATTGAAGATATGATCGATATGATAGTTGTAGAACTCGACGGGATTTACAGGTTTGTAGTTAAGAACCTTTGTATTTAATATCATTTAGAGTATAATTATGTGCCAAGTTTTGGAGAGGTGAAGTTAAAAGATAGCATCCAATCCACAATCACGAAGTGCTTCATAGGTGAGATGGTAAGAGGCTAAGCAAGAAGAAAGAGTTCTGGATCAAATCCTATATACGCActtgtacatattttttcagGTTATTTTATgcctacaaaaataaaaaacaaattggttCCTTAAGGGAGTTGCCCGTGAAATATTAAGCGGTTCTAGGATCCGTCTATGCAAATATTAAGCGGTTCTAGGATCCGTCTATGCAAATATTAAGCGGTTCAAACAATGcctatataaataaataagttaGGGATCACGATCACAAATGTTTTATGTGCCAGTGAATTGAATtacaaaatcaaattaatttcacTAAAATCCATAGTGTTGTATTTTTGTTCAATAAACTCGCTTAAAGTTAGGAAACCTTGACATAGAACAAACCTAAAATAACTTCTCATATGTATGTAACGGAGAGAACGTTTATTATGGTATTCTGGTAGGCTTGATCTTTTAAcagtttttttcctatttttacattttttattaaaatattaacaaaacaaatttttgTTTCGGAAATTTACAAATCTAGATGCCTCACGGCCTCTAGGAGggtgttttctaaaaaaatcccCTTTCCAGAGGGCGTTAAGGGACTTAAatgtaaattttttatttgtcatTCAAACCCTTTTCACGGTTTTAATTGTTTGAAAACTAGTGAAGCTTATTTAACATTGTAAATGATTATaaatggaaaagtaataaaCTACGTCGAgatatacaacttttatataaagtttattttcatacCATGTCTTTTGAAATGTAGATATGAGATTTTTGTTAAAATAGGTTTTAGATTTTGTAACAAACATTTGGACATCTAAAAGATCTTAAATGAAAAGGTTGTTTAAGTTCTAGATATTCTCAAGctctacaattttaatataaagtttgATTTCATCCGATtttatatgatatatttttaaattacaaAATGATAGAGTTCACAAGCTATATTGGAAAAATTACACTTAGGTCCCTTAGCACCCTTTGCAAGGGCGCGTGAGGCGTTTAGATTTGTAAAGGTTTGAAATGAAATATAATTCTGTACATTTTTTAATggaaaaatgtaaaaataaaaaaattgtcgaGCCTTCAAATGCAACTCCTGAAGAAAGGAAGAACTTTCGAATGCATCAAGGCCCATATTCGCCGCTCCTACCGGAGTACTGGCCCATCCAAAGTTTCGTCGGCCTGCTGAGTGCAGCCCAATGCTTGTGGGATGTGGAACtccttatatttttattttcgttTTCCAACAAGCCATTAATACATAGTTTTTTGAATTTCTAGTATTATGTACAAGCATTGTAGCAACAGGACAGGCTCTAGAGTAATACAGGGTGCGCGCGGtaaggagggaggaggacagCTGTGTCTTAAAAATAGTAGAGACAACTTAACctggaaaacaaaaaaaaatatttgtacaaaataaaataagcgtcacacatctatatatatgtattgccACTTTATAAATCAAAGGGTACATGCTTGTAATATGTACGTATTGCTTGGTCGATCGAGAGGTGATGATGATTTGTTGTTATGAGGGAGTCGTTGTCATTCCTTCCATCGCTTGGTGTTGGGGAGGAGTCATCATCGTCCTCCGCGAGTTCACCTCCCATCCTTCATCAACCCAcattaattagtacaaattaattaaacacatTGAGTGAATTAATGAGAGTTACAAGTTACTTTTTTAAGATTGGAAGATCGGAATATATATCTTATTAGACCCTCTTGGTTAGACTTATAAATCAGTTTGTGATCACAAAAATGTAAACCTACACAAagatacattttttttcgtttgattttttaagtcaTAAGTCACCCGATGAGATGTATGTATGATTCTATCATTAAACTTAGCACTTCGaattttttggcttatatgagatgGATgtatgattgagctattagaagTAGGAAATAATTAATCCAAAGTTCAGTTTGAGAGGTGATAGAGAGAATAGAATATACCAAGTTTAGTCTGAGAGGTGATAGAGAGAACATGATATACCGAGGTTAGGGTCGTGGCCGCGGTTCTTGAGCTCACGGTGCATCTGTGCGATGGAGCAGGTCTGGCAGCAGAAGGTGACGAGGCAGTCGGAGCAGGGCGTCTCCGGCAGGTCGTACGCCGCCCGGAGGCGAGCACGGTAGGCGCACGAGTACACCCACTGGCACATCCCCGCCGACACGTGCAACACCAGGCAGTACAGCACCGCGTTCAACGCGCACGCTGTGCAAAACAGGATCAAATTGAGAAATTATGAAATTGGGGGAATTTCAAACAGCATCGATGTGCacagtaaaatcatattaatgaTAAGAGAATTTGAGTCGGGatgaggttaattaattacacgATGAGCCCCTGTCGACGATCTCCGCGATCTGGCCGACAGGGATGCACGGGCACCAGCACGCCATACAACCTGCAGCATATATCATGCATCCGTTAATTATTTCATTtcataaagattatatataattaatcgtTGTATACAGACTTGGAGCATAATAATTAAGCTGATATGTATGGCCTAACTGCTAATTAATAATGATATTAACTAGTAATTTGcttaaagaagaaaaagaaaacttacAGGTGTTGCAGTCGTCGGCGCAGTCGCAGAGGGCGGTGGTCCATGCCcctccagccgccggcgccATGCGGCACGACACCACACGCTCCATCGGCGGAGCAGGGTAGAACATGCCGACGGGGATCCCGGTcaccggctccggcgccggcgccgggggaggagcctccgccgccgacgacggctcgCCGGACTTGGACGGATCAGGGGGATACATGGCCGTGGAGAAGTTTGACTAGCTAGCTAATGGATGGCTACCTGCTGTCCCTGAGATGTGATTTAAGTACTGGACGTTCTATTCGTTGATGGATATATA
The sequence above is drawn from the Oryza glaberrima chromosome 10, OglaRS2, whole genome shotgun sequence genome and encodes:
- the LOC127753280 gene encoding cell number regulator 10-like, coding for MYPPDPSKSGEPSSAAEAPPPAPAPEPVTGIPVGMFYPAPPMERVVSCRMAPAAGGAWTTALCDCADDCNTCCMACWCPCIPVGQIAEIVDRGSSSCALNAVLYCLVLHVSAGMCQWVYSCAYRARLRAAYDLPETPCSDCLVTFCCQTCSIAQMHRELKNRGHDPNLGWEVNSRRTMMTPPQHQAMEGMTTTPS